The Vanessa atalanta chromosome 2, ilVanAtal1.2, whole genome shotgun sequence genome has a segment encoding these proteins:
- the LOC125068990 gene encoding protein DDI1 homolog, which yields MDATQKQNCDRMDKTNVGHGTVAVRLSEKIGSVTRSKNQSGPRSSTKVISYGAPRRKLVDKDMAPYNTIAQVSNGNSLMIYGFINNLSCKFIVDTGASGTIVSSKFLQHQIQIEKCVPGGHLETATGERIRSFGKIDFQFKIGNRIYPQSVTMAQITDDCLLGLDFLTDHKCIIDLNKGVIVFPDQEIQFSY from the coding sequence ATGGACGCTACGCAAAAACAGAATTGCGACAGGATGGACAAGACTAATGTCGGCCACGGCACTGTGGCGGTACGACTATCAGAAAAGATCGGAAGTGTCACCCGTTCTAAGAATCAAAGTGGACCCAGATCGTCCACTAAGGTTATTTCCTACGGTGCTCCCAGGAGAAAGCTGGTTGATAAAGATATGGCCCCATACAACACGATAGCTCAAGTTAGCAATGGAAATAGTTTGATGATATATGGATTCATAAACAATTTATCTTGCAAATTCATTGTGGATACTGGAGCATCAGGGACAATTGTGAGTTCCAAATTTTTACAACATCAAATACAAATAGAAAAGTGCGTCCCAGGTGGTCATCTCGAAACAGCTACTGGTGAACGAATCCGCTCCTTCGGTAAAATTGACTTCCAGTTTAAAATTGGAAACCGAATCTACCCTCAATCAGTCACCATGGCTCAAATCACCGACGATTGCCTTTTGGGCTTAGACTTCTTAACAGATCATAAGTgtataatagatttaaacaaAGGAGTAATAGTGTTTCCCGATCAAGAAATCCAGTTTTCCTACTAG